A single window of Paenibacillus sp. FSL H8-0537 DNA harbors:
- a CDS encoding bifunctional diguanylate cyclase/phosphodiesterase, with translation MREQVIALLPAKLNACRELGHMLLKVQNASKGLAAVLVQLDHFYRIIGARGMDYGCEVMQLIEERLVEAGADRSAIWQLNDSTFLVAAVLDAGQADGYSMLERFKTTVQQPVGFGSDRFHLTASIGVSLFPQDGATSEQLICHAETALYSGVLKGEGQISYYLRSATEQINRHLELETAIRTALYKGQFHLNYQPIYQVETGKLRGFEVLLRWNHPELGSIQPAEFIPFAEKNGMIMPIGAWVIKQACRMLGTLPDQAALIMSVNISPTELADYAYADMVLNTLEEAGIPPQCLQLEIKAGYNYANCERSVKALTRLHASGVFIALDDFGSMHSSLASLQHLPIHALKLDRSFVREIDKEGVEHHIVEAMIGLLHKLGICVIAEGVEYVKQYELLRGWGCDYMQGYLLGQPARPDMLDFTMIRKPERTGA, from the coding sequence ATGAGGGAACAAGTCATTGCATTATTGCCTGCAAAGCTGAATGCCTGCCGCGAGCTGGGCCATATGCTGCTGAAAGTGCAGAATGCAAGCAAGGGGCTTGCTGCAGTACTGGTGCAGCTTGACCATTTTTATCGCATTATCGGAGCTAGAGGGATGGACTATGGCTGCGAGGTGATGCAGCTGATTGAAGAGCGGCTCGTGGAGGCAGGAGCGGACAGGTCTGCCATCTGGCAATTGAACGACAGTACTTTTCTGGTTGCAGCAGTGCTGGATGCCGGTCAAGCGGATGGATACAGCATGCTTGAACGCTTCAAAACAACGGTGCAACAACCCGTAGGTTTTGGTTCCGATCGATTTCATTTAACGGCCAGTATTGGCGTGAGCCTGTTTCCGCAGGATGGAGCGACAAGCGAACAGCTTATTTGTCATGCGGAGACGGCTCTGTACAGCGGCGTTTTAAAGGGAGAGGGGCAGATTTCCTATTATTTGCGGTCGGCAACAGAGCAAATCAATCGGCATTTGGAGCTGGAGACCGCCATTCGAACGGCGCTGTATAAAGGGCAATTTCATTTAAACTACCAGCCCATCTATCAAGTGGAGACGGGCAAGCTGCGGGGCTTCGAAGTGCTGCTGCGATGGAATCACCCGGAGCTTGGCAGCATTCAGCCAGCTGAATTTATTCCCTTTGCCGAGAAAAACGGCATGATTATGCCAATTGGCGCATGGGTTATCAAGCAGGCCTGCCGCATGCTGGGTACCCTGCCGGATCAAGCTGCACTGATTATGTCCGTCAATATTTCGCCGACAGAGCTTGCAGACTACGCTTATGCTGACATGGTGCTTAATACGCTGGAGGAGGCAGGAATACCGCCACAGTGTCTACAGCTGGAAATCAAAGCAGGCTATAATTATGCGAATTGCGAGCGATCCGTTAAAGCTTTGACTAGACTGCATGCGAGCGGTGTGTTTATTGCGCTGGATGATTTCGGTTCCATGCATTCGTCGCTGGCGAGTTTGCAGCATCTGCCAATCCATGCCCTTAAGCTGGACCGATCCTTTGTTAGAGAGATAGATAAGGAAGGCGTTGAACATCATATCGTGGAGGCGATGATTGGGCTCCTGCATAAGCTGGGCATTTGTGTCATTGCTGAAGGAGTTGAATATGTGAAGCAGTACGAGCTGCTGCGAGGCTGGGGCTGTGATTACATGCAAGGGTATTTGCTGGGCCAGCCCGCACGACCAGATATGCTGGATTTTACTATGATTCGCAAGCCTGAACGAACAGGCGCATAG
- a CDS encoding TraX family protein has protein sequence MQIIAMVTMLLDHIGLIWFPQDDTWRIIGRLAMPLYAYALVIGYFRTKNINQYLWRMTAIAALSQIPYSLAFGTWEINTVGTLLVCLVSLKLLDQLKSRPALQVSLAAFLLLLLEVVPCSYGAYLLVLVLIYRYVPKQGMAPAHLLLNIFYLFYMGWTIQLFSVVATLLLVYSPSMLQAADSIKVPRSLWRSFYPLHLAIIAALQYVILAGK, from the coding sequence ATGCAAATTATCGCAATGGTTACGATGCTGCTTGATCATATTGGCTTGATCTGGTTTCCCCAAGATGATACTTGGCGAATCATCGGCAGGCTTGCCATGCCGCTTTATGCTTATGCGCTAGTCATTGGGTATTTCCGCACGAAAAACATCAATCAATACTTGTGGCGTATGACCGCCATTGCCGCTTTATCGCAAATCCCATATTCCCTGGCCTTCGGCACTTGGGAAATCAACACGGTGGGCACTCTGCTCGTCTGTCTTGTCTCCCTCAAGCTTCTGGACCAATTGAAGTCGAGACCTGCCCTCCAAGTGTCACTGGCTGCCTTTCTGCTGCTTCTGCTTGAAGTCGTTCCATGCAGCTACGGTGCCTATTTGCTAGTGCTCGTCCTAATCTACCGCTATGTCCCGAAACAAGGCATGGCCCCGGCTCACCTGCTGCTCAACATCTTTTATTTATTCTACATGGGCTGGACCATTCAGTTGTTCAGCGTTGTCGCAACCCTGCTGCTTGTGTACTCGCCAAGCATGCTGCAAGCGGCTGATTCCATCAAAGTTCCTCGCAGTCTCTGGCGCAGCTTCTACCCGCTGCATCTTGCCATTATTGCAGCCCTACAGTATGTAATCCTAGCTGGAAAGTAG
- a CDS encoding ATP-binding protein: protein MLEVSFKNLGSIKNGTVKLNKLTILAGENNTGKTYASYAIYGLLKHLANVKVTYPALEAADLNDKGEIKVDFSDFLNSYDELVATINKEFSADLYQIFSTSQNAFQKSFVEVDIDKDLFIKYMNKMGYEHSTTFGKAQFSFELKKEPGSSVAYIYYFYKGEYEPSKVSLLKKIIESILDDIVFEPFKKDVFILPAERSGLNLFYKELNANRNELVHKIGIDMLNDPEQLKLQVEKFITPYSTPISDYITFLNRLERRSQVESEFKDLANELQNNVIKGSYSIENQNIVYQPLSAKGKSSKPKNEGIQLHVASSTAKTLFGLVFYLNYMAKEGQTLIIDEPELNLHPDNQRKMARILAKLANRGINVLISTHSDYIIKEFNNLLMLGKEFPDKIELMKKYKYSESEILKQEDISPYVFIDSKIKPMEIDDLEGIIAETFDDVINQYNDSVDEIYLAIREGLEN from the coding sequence ATGTTAGAGGTTAGTTTTAAGAATCTGGGATCTATCAAGAACGGAACGGTTAAATTAAACAAGCTGACGATTCTTGCTGGAGAAAATAATACAGGCAAAACGTATGCAAGCTATGCGATATACGGTCTGCTCAAGCATCTTGCCAATGTAAAGGTTACTTATCCCGCTTTAGAAGCGGCAGATTTGAATGATAAAGGTGAAATAAAGGTTGATTTTAGTGATTTTCTGAATAGCTATGATGAACTGGTAGCCACCATTAATAAAGAGTTTTCAGCCGATTTATATCAAATATTTAGCACCAGCCAAAATGCTTTTCAAAAAAGTTTCGTAGAGGTGGATATTGATAAGGATTTGTTTATAAAGTATATGAATAAAATGGGTTACGAGCATAGTACGACCTTTGGAAAAGCTCAATTTTCCTTTGAACTAAAAAAGGAGCCAGGGAGTTCTGTTGCCTATATTTATTACTTTTATAAAGGGGAGTATGAGCCATCTAAGGTATCTTTGTTAAAGAAAATTATCGAGTCTATATTAGATGATATTGTATTTGAGCCTTTTAAAAAAGATGTATTTATTTTGCCAGCAGAAAGGTCAGGCTTGAATTTATTTTATAAAGAGCTTAATGCAAATAGAAATGAATTAGTACACAAGATTGGAATAGATATGTTGAATGATCCTGAACAGTTAAAATTGCAAGTCGAGAAGTTTATTACGCCTTACTCTACTCCAATATCGGATTATATTACTTTTCTGAACCGACTAGAGAGACGGTCTCAGGTAGAGAGCGAATTCAAAGACTTGGCAAATGAGCTTCAAAATAACGTCATTAAAGGCTCCTATTCGATTGAAAATCAGAATATTGTATATCAGCCATTGAGTGCGAAAGGAAAGTCATCGAAGCCGAAAAACGAGGGTATACAACTCCATGTTGCATCGTCTACTGCTAAAACATTATTCGGTTTAGTATTTTACTTGAATTATATGGCAAAAGAAGGTCAAACGCTCATTATTGATGAGCCGGAGTTAAACTTGCACCCAGATAACCAAAGAAAAATGGCGAGAATACTAGCAAAATTAGCGAATAGAGGAATCAATGTATTAATATCAACCCATAGTGATTACATAATTAAAGAGTTTAATAATCTGCTAATGTTAGGAAAGGAGTTCCCTGATAAAATTGAGTTAATGAAAAAATATAAATACTCGGAAAGCGAAATTTTAAAGCAAGAAGATATATCGCCTTATGTATTTATTGATAGTAAAATCAAACCAATGGAAATAGATGATTTGGAAGGCATAATCGCAGAGACATTCGATGATGTCATAAACCAATATAATGATTCGGTTGATGAAATATATTTAGCGATAAGGGAGGGGCTAGAGAATTGA
- a CDS encoding superoxide dismutase family protein, producing MFIQKTIYVTTLCLALGGASLPMAHAAVKSVPTAEIKLDLINSKGAVIGKASLQEQADGVHIRLAAEQLAPGMHGIHFHETGKCEAPEFTSAGAHFNPLSKQHGFSNPKGFHSGDLPNIQVDATGKIEAEIISKNVTLAKDAPNSLIKSGGAALVIHEKADDYVTDPSGNSGARIACGVIK from the coding sequence ATGTTTATTCAAAAAACCATATACGTCACAACGCTCTGCCTAGCACTAGGGGGCGCTTCCCTCCCTATGGCACATGCCGCTGTAAAATCGGTCCCCACTGCGGAGATCAAGCTGGACCTTATTAATAGCAAAGGTGCGGTCATTGGCAAAGCAAGCCTGCAGGAGCAAGCTGACGGTGTACATATTCGCCTTGCGGCGGAGCAGCTCGCACCCGGCATGCACGGCATCCATTTTCACGAAACCGGAAAATGCGAGGCTCCCGAGTTTACGTCGGCGGGGGCTCACTTCAATCCGCTAAGCAAGCAGCACGGGTTCAGCAATCCCAAAGGCTTCCACTCTGGCGATTTGCCCAATATTCAAGTTGACGCTACCGGAAAAATCGAAGCTGAGATCATTTCAAAAAATGTGACGCTCGCCAAGGATGCACCTAACTCCCTGATTAAATCAGGCGGCGCCGCTCTAGTTATTCACGAGAAAGCAGATGATTACGTCACCGATCCATCCGGCAACTCGGGTGCTCGCATCGCCTGCGGCGTGATTAAATAA
- a CDS encoding NUDIX domain-containing protein, giving the protein MTEEYFDIYDEQMNPIGTATRSETHAKGYWHRSFHCWLTRKEEDRRYVRFQLRQSSKDTCPDCYDITVAGHLSAGETMRDAARELQEEIGVTASFGDLIPLGQLREDTVGTAGGTRFIDREVSDVFGFVCSLPLMELQLQVEEVAGVYEADLEELLQLFEHERTELMVSGVAVSPDGGQMPSVRSVRVEQFVPRKAEYYASVMRALRDCT; this is encoded by the coding sequence ATGACAGAGGAATACTTTGATATTTATGACGAGCAGATGAATCCAATCGGGACAGCTACACGCTCGGAGACGCATGCCAAGGGCTACTGGCACCGCTCCTTCCACTGCTGGCTCACACGCAAGGAGGAAGACCGCCGCTACGTTCGGTTTCAATTGCGCCAGTCCAGCAAGGATACTTGTCCGGACTGCTACGACATTACCGTCGCCGGCCATCTCTCGGCAGGCGAAACGATGCGTGACGCCGCACGCGAGCTGCAGGAGGAGATTGGCGTAACCGCCAGCTTTGGCGACCTGATCCCGCTTGGGCAGCTGCGTGAGGATACCGTAGGAACGGCTGGCGGCACCCGTTTCATCGACCGCGAGGTCAGCGATGTGTTCGGCTTCGTCTGTTCCTTGCCGCTGATGGAATTACAGCTGCAAGTCGAAGAGGTGGCCGGCGTGTACGAGGCCGACCTGGAAGAGCTGCTCCAGCTGTTCGAGCACGAGCGGACGGAGCTGATGGTATCAGGGGTGGCTGTAAGCCCGGACGGCGGGCAGATGCCTTCCGTAAGGAGCGTGCGGGTGGAGCAGTTCGTACCGCGCAAAGCGGAATATTACGCAAGCGTAATGCGCGCCTTGCGCGATTGCACGTAG
- the mscL gene encoding large conductance mechanosensitive channel protein MscL, translating into MKIVQEFKEFAIKGNVIDLAVGVIIGGAFGKIVTSLVNDIIMPPIGRVLGGVNFKDLFINLDPKHTEELKAVGTVVRSLDDASKNGIAVIAYGQFINVMLDFFIVAACIFFLVKGINMLRRSKAEEAPAEAAPTEKDCPYCLSSIPLKATRCKHCTSQLEAVDSGRSH; encoded by the coding sequence ATGAAAATTGTACAGGAATTTAAGGAGTTTGCGATTAAAGGCAACGTCATCGACCTCGCAGTCGGTGTCATTATTGGCGGAGCCTTCGGCAAAATTGTCACCTCGCTTGTGAACGACATTATAATGCCGCCGATTGGACGAGTTTTGGGCGGAGTCAATTTTAAGGACTTATTCATTAACCTCGATCCCAAGCATACTGAGGAATTGAAAGCTGTCGGTACCGTTGTCCGCTCGCTCGACGATGCATCGAAAAACGGCATTGCCGTTATCGCCTACGGCCAGTTTATTAATGTGATGCTGGACTTCTTCATCGTAGCTGCCTGTATTTTCTTCCTCGTTAAAGGCATTAATATGCTGCGCCGCAGCAAAGCAGAGGAGGCTCCCGCCGAAGCTGCTCCTACGGAAAAGGACTGCCCTTACTGCTTGTCCAGCATTCCGCTGAAAGCGACTCGCTGCAAGCACTGCACGTCCCAGCTTGAAGCTGTGGATTCGGGACGCTCTCACTAA